A stretch of the Lactuca sativa cultivar Salinas chromosome 9, Lsat_Salinas_v11, whole genome shotgun sequence genome encodes the following:
- the LOC111883971 gene encoding chloride channel protein CLC-c: MENNVDIESEGGEKLETNGSIFEDRDMIREPLLLKSRVNTTSQIAIVGANVCPIESLDYEIVENDLFKQDWRSRKKVQIFQYVVLKWTLVLLIGIATGLVAFFNNIAVENIAGFKLLLTGNLMLKQNYYQAFAALAGCNVVLATCAGVLCAYVAPAAAGSGIPEVKAYLNGVDAHSILAPSTLFVKIFGSIFGVAAGFVVGKEGPMVHTGACIANLLGQGGSRKYHLTWKWLRYFKNDRDRRDLITCGAAAGVAAAFRAPVGGVLFALEEAASWWRSALLWRTFFTTAVVAVVLKSLIEYCKNEECGLFGDGGLIMFNINNSVPAYNTIDLLAIILLGVIGGIFGSIYNYLVDKVLRTYSIINEKGPAFRVLLVIIISILTSCCAFGIPWLAKCIPCPPNVGEECPTKGRTGSYKSFQCPAGHYNDLASLLLTTNDDAIRNLFSSLNTNEFRLTSLLLFFVAMYFLGIITYGIAIPSGLFIPVILAGASYGRLVGRLLSPIANLDVGLFALLGAASFLGGTMRMTVSLCVILLELTNNLLMLPLMMLVLLISKTVADCFNKGVYDQIVIMKGLPFLEAHAEPYMRHLVAGDVVSGPLITFSGVEKVENVVHSLRMTSHNGFPVIDEPPLTDAPELCGLVLRSHLLVLLSGKLFTKHRRLSGAETLKRYHAFDFAKAGSGKGLKLEDLEISPEEMEMYVDLHPITNTSPYTVVETMSLAKAAVAFRELGLRHLCVVPKTPGRPPIVGILTRHDFMPEHILGLYPHIDPHK; encoded by the exons ATGGAGAATAATGTTGATATCGAAAGTGAAGGAGGAGAGAAGTTGGAGACAAATGGATCGATTTTTGAGGATAGGGATATGATACGAGAGCCATTGCTTTTGAAGAGCAGAGTCAATACGACATCGCAGATTGCCATCGTTGGTGCTAACGTTTGTCCAATCGAGTCTCTTGATTACGA GATTGTGGAAAATGATCTGTTTAAGCAAGATTGGAGATCCAGAAAGAAGGTGCAGATATTTCAATATGTTGTGTTGAAGTGGACACTTGTACTTCTTATAGGAATAGCTACAGGGCTTGTTGCCTTTTTCAATAACATCGCAGTGGAGAACATTGCTGGTTTCAAGCTTCTTCTCACTGGCAATCTTATGCTTAAGCAAAA TTATTATCAGGCATTTGCTGCATTAGCTGGTTGTAACGTGGTGCTTGCAACTTGTGCTGGTGTTCTTTGTGCCTATGTTGCCCCTGCAGCAGCTGGTTCTGGTATACCTGAGGTTAAAGCTTATCTCAATGGTGTTGATGCTCATTCTATTCTTGCTCCAAGCACCCTCTTTGTAAAG ATATTTGGATCAATCTTTGGAGTTGCTGCTGGATTTGTTGTGGGGAAAGAAGGGCCCATGGTTCACACTGGGGCTTGCATAGCCAACTTATTAGGTCAAGGAGGTTCACGAAAGTACCATTTAACATGGAAATGGCTCAGATACTTCAAAAATGATAGAGACCGAAGGGATTTAATCACCTGTGGTGCTGCTGCGGGTGTAGCTGCTGCTTTCCGGGCCCCAGTTGGTGGTGTCCTCTTTGCCCTTGAAGAAGCCGCCTCATG GTGGAGGAGTGCTCTTCTATGGAGAACTTTTTTCACTACTGCTGTAGTAGCTGTGGTTTTGAAGTCTTTAATAGAATACTGTAAAAACGAAGAGTGTGGATTATTCGGTGATGGAGGTCTCATCATGTTCAATATCAATAATTCGGTTCCTGCTTACAACACTATCGATCTTTTAGCCATTATTCTACTTGGAGTCATCGGGGGCATTTTCGGAAGTATCTACAATTATCTGGTCGACAAGGTCTTGCGTACTTATAGCATCATCAACGA GAAAGGTCCGGCTTTCAGGGTGCTTTTGGTAATTATCATTTCAATTTTGACTTCTTGTTGTGCATTTGGTATCCCATGGCTTGCAAAATGCATCCCGTGTCCCCCTAATGTAGGCGAAGAATGTCCGACAAAAGGACGAACCGGAAGCTACAAAAGCTTCCAATGTCCCGCGGGTCACTACAATGATCTCGCTTCATTACTACTCACAACAAACGATGATGCCATTCGTAATCTCTTTAGTTCTCTTAATACAAACGAATTCCGCCTCACAAGCCTTCTACTCTTCTTCGTTGCAATGTACTTCCTCGGAATCATAACCTACGGAATCGCGATTCCGTCCGGTCTCTTCATTCCGGTCATCCTCGCCGGAGCTTCATACGGCCGCCTCGTCGGCCGCCTCCTCTCCCCCATTGCGAACCTCGACGTCGGCCTCTTCGCTCTGCTCGGTGCCGCCTCGTTCCTAGGCGGGACCATGAGAATGACTGTCTCGTTATGTGTGATCCTTCTAGAACTCACCAACAATCTGCTAATGCTTCCGTTAATGATGCTCGTGCTTCTCATTTCAAAAACCGTAGCCGACTGTTTCAACAAAGGCGTATACGACCAAATCGTGATAATGAAAGGCTTACCGTTTCTCGAAGCTCACGCGGAACCCTACATGCGGCATTTAGTCGCGGGAGACGTTGTTTCCGGCCCGTTAATCACGTTTTCCGGGGTTGAAAAGGTTGAAAACGTAGTCCATTCGTTAAGGATGACGTCACATAACGGTTTCCCGGTTATCGATGAACCGCCGTTGACCGATGCACCGGAGTTGTGCGGGCTTGTGTTGCGGTCTCATTTGCTTGTTTTGCTTAGCGGGAAGTTGTTTACGAAACATAGGCGGTTGAGTGGAGCCGAGACGTTGAAAAGGTATCATGCGTTTGATTTTGCAAAAGCGGGGTCCGGGAAAGGGCTTAAGCTTGAGGATTTGGAGATTAGTCCGGAAGAAATGGAGATGTATGTTGATTTGCATCCGATTACAAATACATCTCCGTATACGGTTGTGGAGACTATGTCTTTGGCTAAAGCTGCGGTTGCTTTTAGAGAACTCGGGCTTCGACATTTGTGTGTAGTGCCAAAAACTCCCGGG AGGCCACCGATAGTTGGTATCTTGACACGACATGATTTCATGCCGGAGCACATTTTGGGACTCTACCCACACATCGACCCACACAAATAG
- the LOC111883975 gene encoding dynamin-2B, with protein MEAIEELVQLSDSMRQAAALLNDEDVDENSSSSSRRGSTFLNVVALGNTGAGKSAVLNSLIGHPALPTGEGGATRAPICIDLKRDENLSNKSIVLQIDSKSQPVSASALRHSLQDRLSKISSKSRDEIYLKLKTSTAPPLKLIDLPGVEKGNLDDSLSEYAQHNDAILLVVIPAAQAPEVASAKALRIAKEYDGECTRTIGVISKVDQASADPKVLAAAQALLLGQGPRSAADIPWVALIGQSVSIASAQSGSVGSDNSLETAWRAESESLKSILTGAPQSKLGRIALVETLAHQIRSRMKIRLPNLLTGLQSKSQIVQDELVRLGESMVSSSEGTRALALELCREFEDKFLQHIMTGEGSGWKVVASFEGNFPNRIKQLPLDKHFDINNVKRIVLEADGYQPYLISPEKGLRSLIKIVLELAKEPSRLCVDEVHRVLVDIVSASANATPGLGRYPPFKREVIAIATTALEGFKNDAKKMVVALVDMERVFVPPQHFIRLVQRRMDRQRREEEIKNRSSKKAVDAEQSLLNRASSPQTGGNLKSMKDGKQDKDAQEGPALKTAGPEGEITAGYLLKKSAKSNGWSRKWFVLNEKTGKLGYTKKQEERNFRGVITLEECNIEEMEEEEPPAPSKKDKKSKVVEEKAPSLAFKITSKVAYKTVLKAHSAVVLKAENVAEKVEWLNKLRVVVGAKGGQVIMKADGPPIRHSQSEGSLDSMVRKPADPEEELRWMAQEVRGYVEAVLNSLAANVPKAVVLCQVEKAKEDMLNKLYSSISSQTTPRIEELLQEDGNVKRKREKIQKQSSLLSKLTRQLSIHDNRAAAASNMSNGSPAESPRTSGPSTGDDWRSAFDSAANGPTDLSRFGSNGHSRRNSDPSQNGDVDSGSNSGSRRTPNRLPPAPPGSGYRF; from the exons ATGGAAGCGATCGAAGAATTGGTTCAGCTGTCGGATTCGATGCGGCAGGCGGCGGCTTTACTTAATGATGAAGATGTTGACGAAAATTCTTCGTCGTCCTCAAGGCGTGGTTCCACATTTCTAAACGTTGTTGCTCTTGGCAATACG GGTGCAGGTAAATCAGCAGTGTTGAACAGTTTGATCGGACATCCTGCTTTA CCAACTGGTGAAGGTGGTGCAACTCGTGCACCTATATGCATCGACTTAAAGAGAGATGAAAACTTAAGCAACAAGTCAATTGTACTGCAGATCGATAGTAAATCCCAACCAGTGTCTGCAA GTGCTCTGCGCCATTCTTTACAGGATAGACTTAGTAAGATATCAAGCAAGAGTCGTgatgaaatatatttgaagcttaAAACGAGTACAG CTCCTCCTCTGAAGTTGATTGATTTGCCTGGTGTTGAGAAAGGGAATCTTGATGATTCATTG AGCGAATATGCTCAGCACAATGATGCGATTCTATTGGTTGTAATACCTGCTGCCCAGGCACCTGAAGTTGCATCTGCTAAAGCCCTCAGAATCGCAAAGGAATATGATGGAGAAT GTACAAGAACGATTGGTGTTATTAGCAAAGTAGACCAAGCATCTGCAGATCCGAAAGTTCTTGCTGCAGCTCAAGCACTTTTATTGGGTCAAGGGCCAAGAAGTGCAGCTGATATTCCATGGGTTGCTCTCATTGGTCAATCAGTTTCCATTGCTTCAGCACAATCCGGAAGTGTGGGTTCTGATAACTCATTAGAAACTGCTTGGAGGGCTGAAAGTGAAAGTTTGAAATCTATTTTGACTGGAGCCCCTCAGAGCAAGCTTGGTAGAATAGCTTTGGTTGAGACATTAGCTCATCAAATCCGTAGCCGTATGAAGATCAGGCTTCCAAATCTTTTAACAGG GCTTCAGAGTAAATCTCAAATTGTGCAAGATGAATTGGTAAGGCTTGGAGAATCAATGGTTAGTAGCTCTGAAGGTACACGAGCTTTGGCTTTGGAACTTTGTCGTGAATTTGAAGACAAGTTTCTTCAACACATTATGACTGGAGAG GGTAGTGGTTGGAAAGTGGTGGCAAGTTTTGAGGGTAACTTTCCTAACAGGATCAAGCAACTTCCTCTAGACAAACATTTTGATATAAATAATGTCAAGAGG ATTGTGTTGGAGGCAGATGGTTATCAGCCTTATCTTATATCTCCTGAAAAAGGACTGCgatctttaataaaaatagtaTTAGAGCTTGCCAAAGAGCCATCACGTCTTTGTGTTGATGAG GTTCATCGTGTGCTTGTGGATATAGTTTCTGCATCAGCAAATGCCACACCTGGGCTTGGAAGATATCCTCCTTTTAAGAGAGAG GTCATTGCAATTGCTACTACTGCTTTGGAGGGTTTTAAGAACGATGCAAAGAAGATGGTGGTTGCACTTGTTGACATGGAGAGGGTTTTTGTTCCACCTCAGCATTTCATTCGTTTGGTCCAGAGAAG GATGGATAGACAGCGACGAGAAGAAGAGATCAAGAACAGATCTTCCAAGAAGGCTGTGGATGCTGAACAGTCCTTACTAAATAGG gcAAGTAGCCCTCAAACAGGAGGCAACTTAAAATCAATGAAGGATGGCAAGCAAGACAAGGATGCACAAGAGGGGCCCGCCTTAAAGACTGCAGGACCTGAGGGGGAGATAACTGCAG GATATTTGTTGAAGAAAAGTGCAAAATCTAATGGATGGAGTAGAAAGTGGTTTGTTTTAAATGAGAAAACTGGGAAG CTTGGATACACTAAAAAACAAGAAGAGAGAAATTTCCGTGGGGTGATTACTTTGGAG GAATGCAATATAGAAGAAATGGAAGAGGAAGAACCCCCAGCCCCATCCAAGAAGGATAAAAAATCAAAGGTGGTGGAAGAAAAGGCACCCAGCCTAGCATTCAAGATAACAAGCAAGGTTGCATACAAGACTGTTTTAAAAG CTCACAGTGCTGTTGTGTTAAAGGCTGAGAATGTTGCAGAAAAAGTTGAGTGGTTAAACAAATTAAGAGTTGTTGTTGGAGCCAAAGGTGGTCAAGTGATTATGAAAGCTGATGGCCCTCCCATTCGCCATAGTCAATCAGAGGGTTCTCTT GATTCAATGGTGAGAAAACCAGCAGATCCAGAGGAAGAACTTCGTTGGATGGCTCAGGAAGTACGTGGTTATGTTGAAGCTGTTTTGAACAGCCTTGCAGCAAATGTCCCAAAG GCAGTTGTTCTTTGCCAAGTAGAAAAAGCCAAAGAAGACATGCTCAATAAGCTCTACAGTTCCATAAG CTCGCAGACTACACCAAGGATAGAAGAGCTTCTTCAAGAAGATGGAAATGTGAAGCGCAAAAGGGAGAAAATTCAAAAGCAATCCTCTCTCCTCTCCAAACTCACCAGACAACTCAGCATTCATGACAACCGAGCTGCTGCAGCCTCCAACATGTCAAACGGTAGTCCTGCAG AGAGTCCAAGAACCAGTGGGCCATCGACAGGTGATGACTGGAGATCTGCTTTTGATTCTGCTGCCAATGGGCCCACTGACCTGTCCAGGTTCGGGTCCAATGGTCACAGTCGCAGGAACAGTGACCCAAGCCAGAACGGTGATGTTGACTCTGGGTCCAACTCCGGGAGCCGCCGCACCCCGAACCGGTTGCCACCAGCGCCACCTGGCTCCGGTTATAGGTTTTAG